In Vigna angularis cultivar LongXiaoDou No.4 chromosome 8, ASM1680809v1, whole genome shotgun sequence, the DNA window aaaaattgataaaaaaacacatcaaaacttaattttactttattttgtgttttaattagCAGGTTTCACCAAATAgcactaaatattttaaacttgcGAGGGTGTTTAAACAAGGGCATCTCTAATGTGCAATCTATGCAGTATGCATATCTATTGCTGCATTAATACCTGTCTAATAATTGGTGTATCTTGAAGTATTAGCAAGCCACAATGGCAATCTCATGCAATATCCTCACTTGTATTATTGAAGACAGGAGCACCTTTCCAACTAATTTAGATATAACCTTGTGATGTAACCTAGTGCATTACAGTGGTGTGAAATTTACCTGTTTAGAAGCTATCAAGTAGGGTCTTGTCGAATGTGGTTAGTGAAGTTGTTGATGGAATAATTGAAGAACCCGTGATAAACCAGTACAAAATAAAGTAGCTAATATCAAGCAAGCATGTCACGGGAAACATAAACTAAGCTATCCATCTTTGATGATGCGGGTCAAGGTAGATAGATAGAGTAGATATTAGAAGCATCCCAAATAAATTTCCATTAAGATATAggcatgaatatatatatatatatatacccgtGCACGACAAGTATAATTACGAATATGCACAAGGAATCTTTTAAGAAGTAAATTAGCAGAATGTGAATGAAGATTGGTAGCAGTAATTAATGGAACAGCTATGACCAACCTGTTATGTAACTAATAATGCGATTACCATCAAGGATCAATGTGCTTAGAGTTACTTACAGCCATTGAACCACAAACAAGAGGCCTTGGTGTGGGGATTCTGAGACAACTAAGGCTACCACCTGGGATGACAGAGCATTCAGGTTGAGGTCTCTGCATGTCTCTCCCAGGAATGCAGTTTAGGGAGAAATCAAAACCCACATTCCTAAAGAAAAGCCTTGAGCATTGCTGGCTGAACCCCGAAAAGAAATTGTAAGCAACAGTTAGATTTGCAAGACTTCTCAAAGAGCACACTACGTCTGATAACTCCCCAGAGAGCTTGTTATGAGCCAAGTTCAGAACTTCAATGTCTTGAAGGCATGACAGCGTGTCTGGCAAATGACCCATAAGTGAGTTGAAGCTCACATCCAAAACTTGCATCTCTGTGAATAGCCCCACTCCTTCAGGGATGCAACCAGTTAACTGGTTATTGAGGAACAGAATCTCCTTTATTTTAGAACCCATGAAGCCCAAACTTGCTGGGATGTTTCCACTCAACTTGTTGTTGGCCAGGTTTATCACCGAGGCTGGGGAGCTACCCAAGTTTTGGGGAATTTCACCTTCAAACTGGTTGTTATTGAGAAATATTGCATCCAGATTCTTGCTGAAAAGTTCCTCAGGAAGGGCCCCAGAGAAGTAGTTGAATCTTAGGTCTAAGTAGATGAGGCCTGGCATGTACAAGGTAGCATAAGGGAAAGGACCTGAAAGTTGGTTGTTGCTGAGGTCTAACTCTTCCAGAAACACCAGCTCTCTGAATGTATCAGGAACAGAACCCGTGAATCTGTTCGTGTTGAGGTGGAGAAGAGACAAATCACTGAGTAGAGACAGCTCTTTGACGAGAGTTCCTTTCAGATTTGCATGGTTGAGATCTATGCCTGCAACAACTGGGAAAGCTGATGCAACCATTTCATCTTGAGGATTTGCACAGAAGACTCCTTTGTAAGAACACACATTTGGACCAACCCAACTTTCTAAAACATTAAGAGGGTCCTCAGTGATTGCAGATTTCCAAGCTTGGAGAGCTGTGTAAGCTCCTTCAGGCTTTGGCACTGAATATCCAGGGGGCTCTGGGCTGTTAATCCCTCCTCCAACCCAAACCATTCCACCATTGCCACCCCCATTTCCATTgccaacaccaacaccaacgCCTACACCTACACCTacaccaacaccaacaccaCCACCAACACTGAAGACAGCTTTCGTTGTACTTGAATGTAGAATGAAGATGAGAAAGGCTAGAATGCAGCTATTCTCCATTTTTAGCTGAAGATGCCAAAATGCTTAATTCAAGAGGATATGATTCTTAACTAAGCTTGCCCAAAACCCAAATAAGGCTGCTACATTGAAGAGAGAGTGGTGGACTGGTGGTGGTGGGGCTGATTATGCTCCCTTTCTTTTTTCccattttctttttagtttatgtAATGCGTTTGTTTGAGGCATACCTTTGTACACCTTTTTCTGTACAGATGTTGACTTCTTTGAGTGAAAATTTCAGTGTCAGAACAGTGTGGCAAGGTGAGATGGTCTCACTAATCACTAATTGCCACAACTTTTATAGATCTTATTATTATTGGCTGCATGCTAGCAAATAATCTTTCAGTGTTGTGGTCTTAATTACAGACTAGAAAATAACAGTAACACATAATTAGTTAACCATAGGGCGATGGATAAATTTTTCTAAGGGTCACTTGAATTTAAGATCATTAGTTGAAATAAAATGATCGCATTAATAAGCATTCACATGATGATACACATAGCATCTAAACAAGATTTTGGCTATTGTAATTTAAGAAAGTTGATGTCattagtgaaaatgaaaagGTGTTTGCCACTTGTAATCATCTCCAGAAAGCAGAAGAAGGGTCAAGTTGATGTGTACTTGGCATGACTGTGTATGAGCATTAGAGCATGTAACTTAGTTCACACTCTTTCGTCCTTTTGGAAACTCTAAAACATTTAAGAGATTTGATACTGTGCTAACTCATTTTGTACCAAGCAATAAggagaaaaacaaaaggatGAAAAAACACAAGGTACTTTTAAACTAAGGAGCTGGTAGAGGGAATTTAATTTCTGATGAATGGTTGCCAGTTGGTAGCTACTAGCTACCAAATATCCGTGCCTACTCCATTGCTGCATAAGAATTTTTTGAAAACACTAATTAACTTTCATTTACTCTTAGAATAGCCCTAATCAAACTATTCCCAATAAATAGCTCTTTATTGCAGGAACAACCCCTTTACTTTCTAGTTCTCAACTTGCAATAATGACAAATTAGTCTGCTGAAATAAACAGCAAAATTGAACATTTCCTAACTGAGAAAGTGTAAATCTtggagaaaaattaaaataatcaaaagggTATCAGCAAAAGGGGACATTGAATATCATGAGGCATCAGGGTACAGAAACTTTCCCAGCAGTGTGGAGGaatttcttgtttttaaatGATTCTGAGTGAAGTATGCTCCCAGATTTATACTATACAATGGCAATTTCTAAAGTTCAGCAAAAGTTAGTGACATTCAGTGTTCAGTTCTCTTTTCTAAATGATGAGAACATGCTCCAGCAACCAATCATTAGGCAGAGGAAATCTGGTTTGAAAACTGAGAGGAGAAAAAGGTAGCGCACGCCATTCTGATTACTAGTCAAAAGCAGCTAGCTTCCAAGTTCTATGGCTGGTCATCAACATATTCGTTccaattataaaacaaataaagggTAAGATTCCTCTTGTTCAGATCTTCTGCAACACAAGTGGAACTGATTGAATTTTCAAATCATAGCCACCAGAACTTAAGTATACTTAGATTATTCCTAAGTGACATTTAGATTTACACTTAGATTATTCCAACAAAAACCTAAGATTTGGTCTTAATAATGACTTTTcatttttgtatcttttaaaGTGTGTTACAGTCAGTCCCTTGATCAAATATAGTACAAGATCTAAGAAAGAATTAccatattttagaaatataagaaCTAAAGTgcttgttttaaaaatataaaaagaaaatcaatgcTTGAAGCctataacataatttattcatGAAACTCTTTGTTCTATCAGTAcacaattaatcaaagaaacTGAGAAAGTGACACAACACAGTCTGTGGTTGAGTAATATGACAGGTCATACTCAAACTAAGCATTATATAATTCCAAAATTGTAAAGCTATATGAATCTAAAACTTAGTGAAATGGAAGATGTTATTTATTGCCAAATGCAAAAGGGTAAGGCATAATGATATTAGGGAAATCAATGTGTATCTGTTACATTCTTCACATTCTTGGCTTCTGGCTTTAATTTAGTCAAACACTCTATATTAATGGCTAGTTGCATGTGCTATCATCAATATCAAGTGAATAGTTAGCAGTTAGGTGTGGTGTGGTCACGTGTAATTATTGCAACATGGGTTTGATTTAGGTCCCATCTTCAATTCTTTTGGGTTGTTGCTGCATAAATGTTATGTTCCTTTGCCTTTACTTCTTCATCTATTCTCATCATCAACATATTGCTGTCTGCATGTACCTTTGTTGGATTAGGACTTGCCCAGAGAAAATGCTGCATCAAAAAATTTCTTCTCATTATCAAGTTTGCAAATTTCTATGTTCAGAAACACTGGAGGAAAAAACTTCATAGAATTAGTCAATTGGGATGATGACTGAGCATAAAGTAATAAGATTAAGGCTTAATACTTATTTTGATCTCTGTATTAGTTAGTTTTGTTCAAAATGATACTCTTTTTTGTTGAGATGTTCAAAGTAGTCAATTCTCTtgtaaaaatggtttaatttaattctttttgctgactatgtttaaattattaagaacATAACGTTCATCTTAATCAATATTCAATGAGTTGTCCAGATTTAAAGTAGGCGTAACGTAGatctaattttttgtttttatagcCTTTTCTTTGATACACTGATATACTTTTTCTTGTCTCTGCATTTTGGGCTTTTCTGGTTCATCTTGTATCCTAAATCCAAAACATGGCTTTAAGAAGTTAGACATAAGAGTATTTCTATGGTTTCTTCCTACATCTTGTATGTCACTGTCGCAGTGCTACATTTTTTTACCTCTCACACTTTTTTCACATATAAGAGAGCAACATATttgagaaataatatttttgcaTTAATTTGCACTATTTTtccttattatttattttctttttttcttctaaaattaccAAAGTTTACCTTTTTTATATGaccactttatttttataatatgtggTATATGAATGTAAATGTGTATTATAAAGCCATTATTTTCCATATTATTGTGTAATCCCAAACTGAAAAGTATTTTTGAATTACATAAtccataaacattttttatgcGAAAATACTTTTTAGTTTTGACTTTCAGATTGAATAATAGGAAAAATTTcttgtaaaatttgaaaaagactttaaacaaaaattacaaagcAGAGATTTTCATACATATGGAGGTGCGGAAAGGAATTATGGTGGTGCAGAAAGAAATTACTTAACCTGGACTTATTGTATTTTTTGGAGCAAGTCTATGATCTGTTTCTTTCTGTACCCATCAATTTTTTTCATGCACTCCATCACAGACTTCCGGAAGTTTTGATCCGGAATAGCAGTGGGATGAGTGTCTTCTTGAAAAATTTTCCAGAAGGAAAAATCCAGTTTGATAAGGTATAGGAAGAAATTTGatagggtgcaggaagaaacatTGAAAGGCTTCAAAAGATTGGGCTTGCATCGAATTAAGCTCAGTCTCGgttatagagaaaaaaaaagacaagcACACATTGTAAATCTTAAAAAACTGGTTTTGGACCCATTAACTATTTTGTAGTAGTCTTCATAACATAATTTAGGTTATAGTAACATAAAAATTATCCCCTAATATAgcgatataaataaaaaaattattgatattttaatgaCATATTGTGCATGGTAACACTGTCACAGTTATGtcatttatatatacttttatcattttatatacattttattttaagaactcagactgaaatatgaaaaattaacatatataatagaTCAACTAACAATACTACACCAATAATTGAAGTaaaataactttgaaatttgtttataaatgatgaaaagaaaaagatgattgGAGGAAATGAAAACCAAAGTGGTAGGGTCTGAAAAATTGAAGGAAGAATCGAGAAAAGTTGGATAACAGGCATGTTATGTTGTTATATTCCTCTTTGCACAACCAACGACCATTCCATGTGTGAGTTCTTTATGGGACCAAATCTCTGCCACACCAAGAAGCTAACCCTAATTAACACTCACTGCCATTAATCTTCCCTCATCTCTCTCACTATATTCTCACTTCAAAAGCATCCAAAATCTTCCCTAAAGTGAAAGAACTGAATATCACCTTTTTAGGTCtcctttaaattttaaatggcATGTGGAAAGAGACACTTCCTCTTGCTAGTTTCATATCACCAACCCACCATTTCCCTGACTAATTCTTAATGAACATCCTCTTAAACCTAATTAATGACTTAATACGAGGAACAACGAGTGTAATAAAATATCCACACACATCTTGTTAAAATAGACTTGTTAAAATAGACTCTAATCTAACTCTGATACCAGATTAAtaagtgaactttaaacctaactcaaccttataaaattggtttgtaagataagatttacatttacttattataattatatagacCTTATAAAATTGGTTTGTAAGATAAGATTTGCATttacttattataattatatagacCTTATTTTATCTCTAAACGATACGAGTACCCTAACAATTACAATGAGATGCATGTATGATTAGAAAgatctttctttttcctaaCACACACAAACCCCAAAGCTTAGAGAAGGTTGGAGTTTTGAGATGATACGTAGTAATTTAAAAAGAACACAGAAATAAAAAGCATCTAAAAAGTTTATTCTTGTCTTCTTATATATTCTCTCTTTATTCCCTTCAGAAACTACAATGAAGTTGCCCCTCTTCATCTTGATTTTAGCTTTATCATGCATGTCCCATGAAAGAAAAGATAGCATTAACATGCACgttactctctctctctctatctctttcAGATGGGATTAGTTCATCTTTTCTCTGTAACACTGCAGGAAAAAGATCGAATCTAACGCAGAATAAAGTAATAAAGAGGTGTCTGTCTCGTAGTATCACTCTCTTTtctaaaaaatagaaacaaaagaaTCTCTCACCAATAAACGTATAGCTTGTGTTGTTCTATTCAAAATCAAACtcaaaatatttcaatcaaGAGATTTGAACTTCTGCTCCCTCGTTCTCCATAGCAGACACAATTTTTTCCATAGATTCCTTCTCAAGTAATGAAACTTCCAAAAtggttttaaattaaaagtgaatagtttcattacacacacacatatatatgcTGTCATAGTCGTGTTTTCGTGTACACATTACATAGTGTTACGGTTCAAAGACGAGATCTTTGGTCAGTTTAAGGGGTCCCATAAGAAAACCAAAAGATCTTCTTGAACTTCATATCCTAAAGTAAGTTTTCTTTTCTACTGGGAAGACATCAGCACCAGTAAAAGATTCGTGGTGCACCTTATGGTGTGACTCTGATATATGGTAATGGATGTGCATCAGATCAGATAAAATGcagaatttcaaattaaatcaaGTTACTGTCATCAATCTTcttatctttaaatatttaatatcattgtatatctaaaacttaaatattaaaataatcttttgcGATATACTCGCTCAGTTAAGCAGCGTATACTCTTATATATCCTGCATTCTTATAATGCTTAAATCGTATGCATGTTAGataccaatttttttatatacaaccATCAACTTaacaagatatatatatattatgacagAAGTGGATTTCAACCTtctgttatttatttttcattatgtatatattttttgtctGTCAAATCTGATATAAATTCTAAACTTAACCGAGGACACGAGAGTAACTTACTAGCTATGAATTCTTCCACCGTCATGAGGCTCCGACTTAAAGTTATCGGTAACATACATAGATAGATACGTatgcatatataaatatatagatatatatgtatatgtatatatatatttctaaaagaGAAAGCGAAAGCTATATATGATTCCCTTCTGAAACCtttcaaaaatgtgaaaagaagTAGAAAGTGAAGCGTAATGACACACTCTTTTggacatttttcatttttatatatgaatgtgatgatatatatatatatatataaacataaagaAGAATTTAAGGATAAGAAGGAAGTAATGACTAGCTACAGCACGAGGAACAAGGTGGTTTGCAGTTTGCACAAACTCATTGGTATATTTGTGGTATAAAAAACAAGAAAGGTGAAATTGTACAAGcatttgaaaacaataaaataataagaattataGGAGGGAATGGTATAGTAATGAAAATAGTGATGATTTTGATGCAGTAGGATACATTTACTttggtttctccctctccatgtgTCAGAAGTGACAGCAGCCTTTTCttgggtttttcttttcttttctttctctttgatTTACAATCTTCCACCCTTTGTTCTTTCTTTCCAGCTTGTCCATTGCACACACACTGTAATACTGTTATGGTTCCTTTGTGAGAGTCACCAAAGTTTCATAAATAGGCCTCCataggaaaaagaaacaaaaaagagagCAAACTATGGATATTATTTCTTTGGccttttttttgttgaaaggaAACTTGAGAGACGCTTCAAGCTttcatgatgatgatgactATAATGCTGTCTAtatggtttttgttttttctctacatttctctctctctcttactcTCTCTcttcacttttttctttgttgggttcaccCTCTTCTACCCATGATGATCCGGGTTGTCAGGGTCTGGCCAATAAGAAGAGTACTTCAACCATTCAGCTTCTTGTGGGTTTGTCATGGATGACTCCTGCAAGTAGGGTTAGGGTTTGTAATCAAAATCTTAAGTAATAATAACAAGGAAAAATCATTATATACTTCAAGAATATTATGACTCTATTTAATCTccaaattttattgaatttacaTTTCATAAACTAAGAAAAGATATTTATGGAAAATGGAAATTCAATAGTTCATCAGGAATAGTCTTTTTCCACATCATGGTCAAAGTGTCAAACGTCAATGGGCGTCTTGCCAAACACGGCccattgaaaaaagaaaataaaattaagttgcTTTCACTTTACCCAGTCTTAATTAATAGCTTGTTTatgagaataaaagaaaaaaaaagaacaaagatCAAACTTTTAAACATTAGAAGTAGTCTAATGAGAGGAACGAATTATGTTGGTGGTTTCGATCTCTTGtacaattcaaaaacaaaataaagaatgtctttttcctttaaaggcTTCGATTGATGTCCCactttttgttttactgttGTTCTTTCATTCAGTGTATAATAGGAAGAAAAACGTAACctcaaagtaaaattaagtaaaaaatgtttttttattttataatttttctctaTGAATTATGTGccctccttttccttttctcttggCATTATGACACACAAAGTTCATATAATTCTGAGTCAAAAAG includes these proteins:
- the LOC108344872 gene encoding leucine-rich repeat extensin-like protein 4 is translated as MENSCILAFLIFILHSSTTKAVFSVGGGVGVGVGVGVGVGVGVGNGNGGGNGGMVWVGGGINSPEPPGYSVPKPEGAYTALQAWKSAITEDPLNVLESWVGPNVCSYKGVFCANPQDEMVASAFPVVAGIDLNHANLKGTLVKELSLLSDLSLLHLNTNRFTGSVPDTFRELVFLEELDLSNNQLSGPFPYATLYMPGLIYLDLRFNYFSGALPEELFSKNLDAIFLNNNQFEGEIPQNLGSSPASVINLANNKLSGNIPASLGFMGSKIKEILFLNNQLTGCIPEGVGLFTEMQVLDVSFNSLMGHLPDTLSCLQDIEVLNLAHNKLSGELSDVVCSLRSLANLTVAYNFFSGFSQQCSRLFFRNVGFDFSLNCIPGRDMQRPQPECSVIPGGSLSCLRIPTPRPLVCGSMAVSNSKHIDP